One window of the Torulaspora delbrueckii CBS 1146 chromosome 6, complete genome genome contains the following:
- the MIS1 gene encoding trifunctional formate-tetrahydrofolate ligase/methenyltetrahydrofolate cyclohydrolase/methylenetetrahydrofolate dehydrogenase MIS1 (similar to Saccharomyces cerevisiae MIS1 (YBR084W); ancestral locus Anc_3.311), translating to MLCRLNLIRQSLRIPRGLSGSLYHTLSGTKIAKSIRDEAKREVQLIQSKVPDFKPTLKILQIGSKPDSSTYVRMKLKASTEGGVACDVEKLPENIAEVELMNKIEQINDDDSIHGLLIQLPLPKHLNEAKITNAVSFKKDVDGFHRYNAGELAKKQGEPYFIPCTPNGCIRLLKEANIDLSGKHAVVLGRSDIVGTPVSNLLRNMNATVTMCHSRTRNIPEILSNADVVVAACGIPNFVKGEWLKEGAVVIDVGINYIPDSSKKSGQRLVGDVDYESAKEKASYITPVPGGVGPMTVAMLVQNVLLAAKRQMKEADKMPQIAPLPLHLKNPVPSDIDISRSQQPKPIQEVAEELGIHNHELELFGHYKAKVDLSILHRLQDRENGKYVLVAGITPTPLGEGKSTTTLGLVQALTAHLNKPSIANVRQPSMGPTFGVKGGAAGGGYSQVIPMDEFNMHLTGDIHAIGAANNLLAAAIDTRLFHEHTQKKDATFYNRLVPKKKGKRTFTPSMLRRLKKLGIEKVNPDDLSPEEIKSFARLNINPDTITIKRVVDVNDRMLRQITIGQGPSEKGQIRQTGFDITVASELMAILALSNDLKDMRERIGRIVVGANYDNVPITVEDIGCAGALTAMLKDAIKPNLMQSLEGTPVMVHAGPFANISIGASSVIADKIALKLLGKPKNSHAENVESGYVVTEAGFDFTMGGERFFNIKCRASGLAPNAVVLVATVRALKLHGGAPDVKPGQALPAEYTEENVDLVAKGVSNLCKQIENARQYGVPVVVAINKFETDSDAEIEVIREAAKNAGAYDAVATNHWEKGGEGAIDLAKAVVEATQQPSNFEYLYNVEDTVEEKLATIVQKMYGGSKIEISPEAQARIDAYKKQGFGHLPICIAKTQYSLSHDAALKGVPTGFTFPIRDVRASVGAGYLYALAAEIQTIPGLSTYAGYMNVEIDEDGKIEGLF from the coding sequence ATGTTGTGTAGGCTGAATTTGATTCGGCAGTCACTGCGTATCCCTAGAGGATTATCTGGGTCCCTTTATCACACATTATCGGGTACTAAGATTGCTAAATCGATTAGAGATGAAGCGAAGCGTGAAGTCCAGCTAATTCAGTCCAAGGTTCCGGACTTTAAGCCAAccttgaagattttgcaaatcggTAGTAAACCTGACTCTTCCACATATGTTCGGATGAAGCTTAAGGCTTCGACTGAAGGCGGTGTTGCATGCGATGTGGAGAAACTGCCAGAGAATATCGCGGAAGTGGAGCTGATGAACAAAATTGAACagatcaatgatgatgattctaTTCACGGGTTGCTGATTCAATTACCTTTACCAAAACACCTTAACGAAGCGAAGATCACCAATGccgtttctttcaagaaggaCGTCGATGGATTCCACCGTTACAACGCAGGTGAATTGGCAAAGAAGCAAGGTGAACCGTACTTTATCCCATGTACTCCAAATGGTTGCATAAGGTTACTTAAGGAAGCTAACATTGATTTAAGCGGTAAGCATGCTGTGGTTCTTGGTAGATCTGATATCGTCGGTACACCGGTTTCTAACCTATTGAGAAACATGAACGCAACTGTCACCATGTGTCACAGCCGTACGAGAAACATCCCAGAGATATTGTCCAACGCCGATGTTGTCGTTGCCGCTTGCGGTATTCCAAACTTCGTTAAAGGTGAATGGCTGAAAGAAGGTGCTGTTGTTATTGACGTGGGAATCAACTACATCCCAGACAGTAGTAAGAAATCTGGTCAGAGACTTGTCGGTGATGTCGATTATGAGTCCGCCAAGGAAAAGGCATCATACATTACACCTGTTCCAGGTGGAGTGGGTCCTATGACTGTTGCCATGTTGGTTCAAAACGTCTTGCTTGCCGCTAAGAGACAAATGAAAGAGGCTGACAAGATGCCACAAATTGCTCCACTACCATtacatttgaagaatccAGTGCCATCCGATATTGATATCTCAAGAAGCCAACAACCTAAGCCAATTCAAGAAGTGGCAGAGGAATTAGGAATTCATAACCATGAATTGGAATTATTCGGTCATTACAAAGCAAAAGTCGATTTATCCATTTTGCACAGATTGCAAGACCGCGAGAATGGTAAGTATGTGCTTGTCGCAGGTATCACTCCTACCCCACTAGGTGAAGGTAAATCAACCACCACTTTGGGGTTGGTGCAAGCTCTAACTGCTCATTTGAATAAACCATCTATTGCCAACGTTCGTCAACCTTCAATGGGCCCAACTTTTGGTGTCAAAGGTGGAGCCGCAGGTGGTGGTTACTCCCAAGTTATCCCTATGGATGAGTTCAACATGCACTTGACTGGTGACATTCATGCTATTGGTGCTGCCAACAATTTATTGGCAGCCGCCATCGATACCAGATTGTTCCATGAACATACTCAAAAGAAGGATGCCACTTTTTACAACAGATTAgtgccaaagaagaaaggcAAGCGTACTTTCACTCCAAGTATGTtaagaagattgaaaaaattgggcATCGAAAAGGTCAACCCAGATGACTTGAGtcctgaagaaatcaagagtTTTGCAAGATTGAATATCAACCCAGATACCATTACCATCAAGAGAGTTGTTGACGTCAACGATAGAATGTTGAGACAAATCACCATTGGGCAAGGTCCATCTGAAAAGGGGCAAATCAGACAAACTGGATTTGATATCACAGTTGCCTCTGAGCTTATGGCCATCCTAGCATTATccaatgatttgaaagacatGAGAGAACGTATTGGTCGTATTGTTGTTGGTGCAAACTATGACAATGTCCCAATTACAGTCGAAGACATTGGATGTGCCGGTGCTTTGACCGCCATGTTGAAGGATGCCATTAAACCAAATTTGATGCAATCGCTAGAAGGAACTCCAGTCATGGTACATGCAGGTCCATTTGCTAACATCTCTATTGGTGCTTCGTCGGTTATCGCTGACAAGATTGCCTTGAAGTTGCTTGGTAAACCTAAGAATAGTCACGCTGAGAATGTGGAATCTGGTTATGTTGTCACTGAAGCTGGTTTTGACTTCACAATGGGTGGTGAAAGATTCTTTAACATCAAATGTCGTGCTTCAGGATTAGCTCCAAATGCTGTCGTCTTAGTTGCCACTGTTagagctttgaaattgcaCGGTGGTGCCCCAGATGTTAAACCTGGTCAAGCCTTGCCTGCTGAGTACACCGAGGAGAATGTCGATTTGGTCGCCAAAGGTGTTTCCAACTTGTGTAAGCAGATTGAAAACGCCAGACAATATGGCGTACCAGTTGTGGTTGCAATTAACAAGTTCGAAACTGATTCCGACGCAGAGATTGAAGTTATCAGAGAAGCCGCTAAGAATGCGGGTGCTTACGACGCTGTTGCCACAAATCATTGGGAGAAAGGTGGTGAAGGCGCTATCGATCTAGCCAAAGCCGTTGTTGAAGCCACGCAACAACCTTCGAACTTTGAGTACCTGTACAATGTGGAAGACACTGTGGAAGAGAAATTAGCTACAATTGTGCAAAAAATGTATGGTGGCTCGAAGATAGAAATCTCACCAGAAGCTCAAGCCAGGATTGACGCTTACAAGAAACAGGGCTTCGGTCATCTACCTATTTGTATCGCCAAGACTCAATACTCCTTGTCTCATGATGCAGCACTAAAAGGTGTCCCAACCGGATTCACTTTCCCAATTAGAGACGTCAGAGCCTCTGTTGGAGCCGGCTATCTATACGCATTAGCCGCAGAGATTCAAACCATCCCAGGTCTCTCCACCTACGCAGGTTACATGAACGTTGAGATAGACGAAGATGGTAAAATTGAAGGTTTGTTCTAG
- the TDEL0F02050 gene encoding 60S ribosomal protein eL19 (similar to Saccharomyces cerevisiae RPL19B (YBL027W) and RPL19A (YBR084C-A); ancestral locus Anc_3.312), translating into MANLRTQKRLAASVIGVGKRKVWLDPNETTELAQANSRNAIRRLVKNGTIVKKAVTVHSRSRTRAYALSKRNGRHGGYGKRKGTKEARLPSQVVWIRRLRVLRRLLAKYRDAGKIDKHLYHVLYKEAKGNSFKHKRALVEHIIQAKADAQREKALKEEADARRSKNRAARERRAQRVAEKRENLLKEDA; encoded by the exons AT GGCTAACTTACGTACTCAAAAGAGACTTGCCGCTTCTGTCATCGGTGTTGGTAAGAGAAAGGTTTGGTTAGACCCAAATGAGACCACTGAACTTGCTCAAGCCAACTCCAGAAACGCTATCAGAAGATTGGTGAAGAACGGTACTATCGTTAAGAAGGCTGTCACTGTTCACTCCAGATCCAGAACCAGAGCTTACGCTTTGTCCAAGAGAAACGGTCGTCACGGTGGTTACGGTAAGAGAAAGGGTACTAAGGAAGCCCGTTTGCCATCCCAAGTCGTTTGGATCAGAAGACTACGTGTCTTGAGAAGACTATTGGCTAAGTACCGTGACGCTGGTAAGATCGACAAGCACTTGTACCACGTCTTGTACAAGGAGGCCAAGGGTAACAGTTTCAAGCACAAGAGAGCTTTGGTCGAACACATCATTCAAGCTAAGGCTGATGCTCAACGTGAaaaggctttgaaggagGAAGCTGACGCTAGAAGATCTAAGAACAGAGCTGCTCGTGAGAGAAGAGCTCAAAGAGTCGcagagaagagagaaaacttgttgaaggaAGATGCTTAA
- the TDEL0F02040 gene encoding uncharacterized protein (similar to Saccharomyces cerevisiae YBL028C; ancestral locus Anc_3.313): protein MAKSLRAKSHLAAKSVKRRNEFQKVVDARAERVSEKLKQDLMAQKMKELKDGTSMDIDTKKDDDESKKVSTSGWRDARHHNYKKAKKMKNSKKKVSFTKF, encoded by the coding sequence ATGGCAAAATCGTTACGTGCTAAATCACATCTAGCTGCTAAGAGTGTGAAACGTCGCAATGagtttcaaaaagttgtaGATGCCAGAGCAGAACGTGTTTCTGAGAAACTAAAACAAGATCTCATGGCacagaagatgaaagaattaAAGGACGGAACTAGTATGGATATCGATACCAAGAAGGACGACGACGAAAGCAAGAAGGTTAGCACGAGTGGTTGGAGAGACGCAAGACATCATAACTACAAGAAagccaagaagatgaaaaattcgaaaaaGAAGGTCTCTTTTACCAAATTTTAA
- the MAK21 gene encoding RNA-binding ribosome biosynthesis protein MAK21 (similar to Saccharomyces cerevisiae MAK21 (YDR060W); ancestral locus Anc_3.309), whose protein sequence is MAGDSLLSSIKDKVSSGLQKKNKNKTKKNAVKEESTGDKPNDQSNDDDLLRREALALGATEKDLELIKDLGDDEAEESEQEFGDEGEAKEDKEFNSELQGFLKNIGLNKEEVAAFALEEEEEEGDERDEAEEKPLSSDSDSESKQEAQEESESEPEEEKESEPESEKQQEKKDSGFVSQSNMVRSDNLVVPLDDVWYNIPLDPQIARNLKEKDVALTKDQIEKLYERGKESLLADNQVYYDELTKESSQRKFMNQVLTSGTLNDKISALTLLIQESPIHNLKCFETLVSYCNKKSRNSILQSLNALKDLFLNGLLPDRKLRYFKNQPGLSMMLNKRTLAVFYFEDFLKKTFFKILEVFEKLSHDPIIHVRLSCLNHIFDLLTNKPEQEFNLLRLGVNKLGDIDSKVSSKASFLLLKLEQAHPNMKGIVIDAIVDTCLRPNADYHTTYYSVITLNQTILKRSEDDIANKLIKTYFTLFEKFLINSDSQHNDDKVKDTDKSYENKRKKNFKKGKKGGKSVKNEKTETDVISEKNSKLFSALLTGVNRAFPFAQVPASVYEAHLETLFKITHSANFNTSVQALVLINQVVVNAKLNNDRYYRTLYESLLDSRLVTSSKQGIYMNLLYKSLKQDTDNVERVEAFVKRILQVCSHWLNVGTIAGFLFLLLQLSQAVPPIRNLLINSPLDHEYQSDDEENAKPRAYDSRKRDPKFANADQSSLWEIIHFSNHYHPTIQMYVQAFIENKKDEVVKPDLGLYTLAHFLDRFVYRNAKQKPTVRGTSIMQPLFGGSQIDQSLLIRSTDYATNETPANTENWLNKKVQDIKPDERFFHQYFTTKQGSMKPQKDKTSHAEAEDDEEMNEDEIWSALVKSRPDVEDDSDDEDIGFSDEEFGSDSDSEAEIDQEEVLASEDNAPVDESAEELEAFLQSDENNAPSDQESNSDDDVFYSFLGDETKEEENDAASEEEVEEPNASAKRSRDGNQSKKSKKRKLKELPLFASVDDYAKLLDSDDAD, encoded by the coding sequence ATGGCTGGTGACTCGTTGCTATCAAGCATAAAGGATAAAGTGTCCTCGGGTctgcagaagaagaataagaataaaaccaagaagaatgcGGTGAAAGAAGAATCTACTGGCGACAAACCCAACGATCAGTCGAATGACGATGATTTATTGCGTCGTGAAGCACTCGCTTTAGGGGCTACtgaaaaagatttggaattgattaaagatcttggagatGATGAAGCAGAGGAAAGTGAACAAgaatttggagatgaagGTGAGGCAAAGGAGGATAAGGAATTCAATAGTGAACTACAAGGGTTTCTCAAAAATATCGGAttgaacaaggaagaagttgcTGCTTTTGcattagaagaagaagaagaagaaggagatgAAAGAGATGAAGCAGAGGAAAAACCGCTTAGTTCAGACTCAGACTCAGAATCAAAACAGGAAGCGCAAGAGGAATCAGAATCGgaaccagaagaagaaaaagaatCAGAACCAGAAAGTGAAaaacaacaagaaaagaaagacaGCGGATTCGTGAGTCAAAGCAATATGGTCCGTTCAGATAATTTAGTAGTGCCACTCGACGATGTTTGGTACAACATACCTTTGGATCCTCAAATTGCTAGAAACTTGAAGGAAAAAGATGTAGCATTGACTAAAGATCAGATTGAGAAATTGTACGAGAGAGGTAAGGAAAGCTTGCTCGCTGATAATCAGGTTTATTACGACGAATTAACAAAAGAGTCTTCGCAAAGAAAGTTTATGAACCAGGTCTTAACCAGTGGTACTTTGAACGATAAAATCTCTGCATTGACACTTTTGATTCAGGAGTCTCCTATCCATAACCTAAAATGTTTCGAGACTCTAGTTTCGTACTGTAACAAAAAATCTAGAAATTccattttgcaaagtttgAATGCTCTAAAGGATTTATTCTTGAACGGTTTGCTACCCGACAGAAAACTCAGATATTTTAAAAACCAACCAGGATTATCAATGATGCTCAACAAGAGAACTTTAGCAGTTTTctattttgaagactttttgaaaaagactttcttcaagattcttgaggtctttgaaaaattgtcCCATGACCCAATTATTCATGTTAGATTGTCATGTCTGAATCATATCTTTGACCTTTTAACCAATAAACCAGAACAGGAGTTCAATTTGTTAAGGTTAGGTGTGAATAAATTAGGTGACATTGATTctaaagtttcttcaaaagcgTCATTCTTGTTGCTAAAACTGGAGCAAGCTCACCCCAATATGAAGGGCATTGTCATTGATGCAATTGTGGATACTTGTTTGAGACCTAACGCCGATTATCACACCACTTACTATTCTGTTATTACTTTGAATCAAAcgatcttgaagagaagtgaagatgatataGCGAACAAATTGATTAAGACATATTTCACactttttgagaaattcttgattAATTCAGACAGCCAACATAATGATGACAAGGTGAAAGATACTGATAAGAGTTATGAAAataagagaaagaagaatttcaagaaaggtaaGAAAGGTGGTAAATCTGTCAAGAATGAGAAGACTGAAACAGATGTGATCAGTGAAAAGAATTCCAAATTATTCAGTGCATTGCTAACTGGTGTCAATCGTGCATTCCCATTTGCTCAAGTTCCAGCTTCCGTTTATGAAGCTCATTTGGAGACGTTATTCAAGATCACCCATTCTGCAAACTTCAACACATCTGTACAAGCTTTGGTTCTAATCAACCAAGTTGTGGTCAACGCAAAACTGAATAATGACAGATACTATAGAACTCTTTACGAGAGTTTATTGGACTCGAGATTGGTCACTTCTTCCAAGCAAGGTATCTACATGAACCTACTATACAAGTCTCTGAAACAGGATACTGATAACGTGGAACGAGTCGAAGCATTCGTGAAGAGAATTTTACAAGTCTGCTCGCATTGGTTAAATGTCGGTACGATCGCCggttttcttttcttgttaCTGCAACTCTCTCAAGCGGTCCCACCAATTAGAAATTTACTGATCAATTCTCCACTAGATCACGAATATCAATcagatgacgaagagaaCGCAAAACCAAGAGCTTATGACAGTCGTAAACGTGATCCGAAATTTGCCAATGCTGATCAATCCTCGTTATGGGAAATAATTCATTTCTCGAATCACTACCATCCTACCATTCAAATGTACGTTCAAGCCTTCATCgaaaacaagaaggatgaagttGTCAAGCCCGATCTGGGTCTATACACCTTGGCCCATTTCCTAGACAGATTTGTTTACAGGAACGCCAAACAAAAGCCAACCGTTAGAGGTACGTCTATTATGCAACCTCTATTTGGCGGTTCACAAATCGATCAAAGTCTCTTGATCAGATCCACCGATTACGCTACCAACGAAACTCCGGCCAACACTGAAAATTGGCTAAACAAGAAGGTGCAAGACATTAAACCCGATGAAAGGTTCTTCCACCAATACTTTACCACCAAGCAAGGTTCTATGAAACCTCAAAAGGATAAGACCAGTCACGCAGAAGCTGAAGACGACGAGGAGATGAACGAAGATGAGATCTGGAGCGCATTAGTCAAGTCAAGGCCCGACGTGGAGGACGacagtgatgatgaagatatcgGATTCAGCGACGAAGAATTCGGTTCCGATAGCGACAGCGAAGCCGAaattgaccaagaagagGTCCTAGCCTCCGAGGACAACGCTCCGGTGGACGAGAGCGCTGAGGAGCTCGAAGCATTCTTGCAAAGCGACGAAAACAATGCGCCAagtgatcaagaaagtaaCAGCGATGACGACGTGTTCTACAGTTTCTTGGGTGATGAAAccaaggaggaagaaaacgatGCAGCCAGTGAAGAGGAAGTAGAGGAGCCAAACGCTTCAGCCAAGCGTTCTCGCGACGGTAATCAATCAAAAAAGAgtaagaagagaaagctcAAGGAATTACCACTGTTTGCCTCCGTAGACGATTATGCAAAACTTCTCGATTCGGACGACGCCGACTAA
- the TDEL0F02030 gene encoding uncharacterized protein (similar to Saccharomyces cerevisiae YBL029W; ancestral locus Anc_3.314), with the protein MFSQMAEGFGYLENTDLYNTNANDFDDLAIFDQEEKESVVETISPILTVAIPPFANTEFGDDSDPFMSSISTSSYSLDVSLSEPQLSPSSLVGTSSSSFDSTGQLGTPTESIASYVRQPRQGRYSKSRSSSVSSQSSDHSHHQQQQQQQQQQQQQQQHQQQGSCEHKKVSDSRLSAQGLAKVLKLDSPEEALKRERYILDIFENELHYPLGYKTWVRDTFKDSRVKLIDQLHERVKHRYPEYDHSVLETIIRRATYYMMQSRLRRERRARAKGIKCSRSNASSPSI; encoded by the coding sequence ATGTTCTCGCAAATGGCTGAAGGGTTTGGGTATCTGGAGAATACAGACCTTTATAATACAAACGCAAATGACTTCGATGATTTGGCTATTTTTGATCAGGAGGAGAAAGAATCAGTTGTGGAGACGATTTCACCTATTTTAACGGTTGCAATCCCACCTTTTGCCAATACGGAGTTTGGAGACGATTCAGACCCTTTTATGAGCTCgatttcaacttcttcataCTCTCTTGATGTTTCTCTCTCGGAGCCACAGTTGTCTCCCAGTTCACTAGTAGGtacatcatcatcatcattcgaTTCTACTGGTCAATTGGGAACTCCAACAGAGAGTATTGCAAGTTATGTAAGACAGCCTAGGCAGGGTCGTTATTCCAAATCAAGATCTTCATCGGTCTCTTCACAGTCATCAGATCACAGTCATCatcagcagcaacaacagcaacaacagcagcagcagcaacaacaacaacatcaacagCAAGGTTCTTGTGAACATAAAAAAGTTTCGGATTCAAGGCTTAGTGCACAAGGTTTGGCTAAAGTGTTGAAACTGGATTCCCCAGAGGAAGCGCTCAAGCGCGAACGTTATATTCTCGATATCTTCGAAAATGAATTGCATTACCCTTTGGGGTACAAGACATGGGTCCGGGACACTTTCAAGGACTCTCGTGTCAAGCTGATCGATCAGTTACATGAGAGAGTCAAGCATCGTTACCCCGAGTACGATCATTCGGTGCTCGAAACGATCATACGGAGGGCTACTTATTACATGATGCAAAGTAGACTCAGACGAGAAAGGAGAGCTAGGGCAAAGGGGATCAAGTGCTCTAGATCAAATGCATCTTCCCCCTCAATTTAG
- the UBC5 gene encoding E2 ubiquitin-conjugating protein UBC5 (similar to Saccharomyces cerevisiae UBC4 (YBR082C) and UBC5 (YDR059C); ancestral locus Anc_3.308), with translation MSLKRITKELNDLGRDPPTSCSAGPVGDDIYHWQASIMGPPDSPYAGGVFFLSIHFPTDYPFKPPKIAFTTKIYHPNINANGNICLDILKDQWSPALTISKVLLSICSLLTDANPDDPLVPEIAHIYKTDRAKYEATAREWTKKYAV, from the exons ATGTCTCTAAAACGTATTACCAAGGAACTTAATGATTTAGGAAG AGATCCTCCAACTTCCTGTTCAGCTGGTCCAGTTGGTGACGATATATATCACTGGCAGGCTTCTATTATGGGTCCTCCAGATTCTCCATATGCCGGCGGTGTTTTTTTCCTCTCGATCCATTTCCCAACTGATTACCCATTCAAGCCACCAAAGATCGCTTTCACTACCAAGATATATCATCCAAACATCAATGCCAATGGTAATATCTGTTTGGATATCCTAAAGGACCAATGGTCCCCAGCATTAACTATCTCTAAAGTGCTACTGTCTATCTGTTCGCTGTTGACAGATGCTAACCCAGATGATCCGTTGGTTCCAGAGATTGCACATATCTACAAGACTGATAGGGCTAAATATGAGGCTACTGCTCGAGAATGGACCAAGAAGTATGCCGTATAA
- the TDEL0F02060 gene encoding uncharacterized protein (similar to Saccharomyces cerevisiae YBL026W-A (Scer_YGOB_YBL026W-A); ancestral locus Anc_3.311a), producing MITQAGEWEYTFKLIRIRRGHKQELELELQRKHVLFPPILAGQFIPGSLEYIPLYHDDLSKRNKRN from the coding sequence ATGATAACCCAAGCTGGAGAATGGGAAtacactttcaaattgattaGGATAAGGAGGGGACATAAACAGGAACTAGAACTGGAGCTACAACGAAAACATGTACTTTTTCCCCCAATCCTGGCGGGACAGTTTATCCCGGGATCACTCGAATATATACCTTTATATCATGATGATTTAAGTAAACGAAATAAGCGTAATTGA
- the TEC1 gene encoding Tec1p (similar to Saccharomyces cerevisiae TEC1 (YBR083W); ancestral locus Anc_3.310), whose amino-acid sequence MAAVTDPTSSTTAVTAVTNAGAEISHNHNEDGSVKTGSNTAGSSWNPARTRVFDVYMDNGTPQTSQLLDIFACEEKNGKKHQRAPSEDVELHNSGSGRSTRTFSGDVIENVKNKRLKLGSRESVLPLSLPSVKSPYSAVENTSSSNGSGFTTHSFASEQMAFAQTDKWPTQMESAFLAALRLIIKNGTSKFKIHDKNYGRNELISLFVQYHTGEVRTKKQISSHIQVWKKSISNKVSSNIKINELDQEILRLIEEGATQTNKSLKQFYSTFEEIIAALSKKEESDFHNSPSDRLQHYSYLTPATSASSSRLQQYTPTNALSPQPLQEAQLRANTPATPLDYAKSIYGNLKTYKCVPVKVQEVNMLPPGSKSQQRAYVGPSQNEANTSVLQSAKDLELQQRQLIENLSHAQTSVKLPPVSPELYVRNMQGPYQPQQPMCGPPSQGLASAPISHYPMASHRFQHNVDHVPAGMVLPPHAYYQQPQVYVPISATHGPPSNGNNFQFSRMPMNDLQQPRMQISTPSSSSSSSSPKGGPVFGERGTGQINGTK is encoded by the coding sequence ATGGCTGCAGTGACAGATCCCACATCTTCTACCACTGCTGTTACGGCGGTTACAAATGCAGGCGCCGAAATATCTCATAATCATAATGAGGATGGTTCGGTAAAGACCGGTTCCAACACTGCTGGATCGAGTTGGAATCCTGCTCGCACAAGAGTCTTTGACGTCTATATGGATAACGGAACTCCACAGACGTCTCAGTTATTGGATATATTTGCGTGCGAGGAGAAAAATGGCAAGAAACACCAGCGAGCACCTTCAGAAGATGTAGAATTGCATAATTCTGGTTCTGGTAGAAGTACGCGGACCTTCTCCGGTGACGTTATAGAGAATGTGAAGAATAAGAGATTGAAGCTTGGCTCTAGAGAATCGGTTCTCCCGCTTTCGTTGCCCTCGGTGAAGAGTCCATACTCTGCTGTAGAGAACACTAGCTCTTCGAATGGGAGCGGATTTACTACTCATAGTTTTGCCAGTGAACAAATGGCTTTTGCTCAGACTGATAAATGGCCAACACAGATGGAATCAGCTTTCCTGGCCGCACTAAGATtgatcatcaaaaatggtaCCTCAAAGTTTAAGATTCACGACAAGAACTATGGGAGGAATGAGTTGATATCGTTGTTTGTGCAGTATCACACTGGTGAGGTACGGACCAAGAAGCAGATCTCGTCGCACATCCAGGTTTGGAAAAAATCCATCTCGAACAAGGTTTCGAGTAACATCAAGATAAATGAGCTGGATCAGGAGATTCTGCGGctcattgaagaaggtgcCACTCAGACTaataaatctttgaagcaaTTCTATTCtacttttgaagagatcatcgCAGCATTgtcgaagaaagaggaatCAGATTTTCATAATTCGCCCTCGGATCGCTTACAACACTACTCGTATCTGACACCTGCCACCAGTGCTTCTAGCAGTAGGTTACAGCAATATACCCCTACAAATGCATTATCTCCGCAACCTTTACAAGAAGCTCAACTGCGAGCTAACACACCAGCAACACCTTTGGACTACGCTAAATCGATTTATGGTAATTTGAAGACGTACAAATGTGTACCTgtcaaagttcaagaagtCAATATGTTGCCCCCAGGATCTAAATCGCAACAACGTGCATATGTGGGTCCATCTCAAAACGAGGCCAATACATCAGTCTTACAATCGGCAAAGGATTTGGAGTTACAACAGCGGCAACTAATCGAAAACTTGTCGCATGCTCAAACTTCTGTCAAGCTTCCTCCAGTATCGCCCGAATTATACGTAAGAAACATGCAAGGTCCCTATCAACCACAGCAACCGATGTGTGGCCCTCCGTCACAGGGGCTAGCATCAGCACCTATTTCGCATTACCCAATGGCAAGCCATCGGTTTCAGCACAATGTAGACCACGTACCTGCAGGCATGGTACTACCCCCACACGCATACTATCAGCAACCTCAAGTCTACGTACCGATTTCTGCCACTCATGGACCTCCAAGCAATGGTAACAATTTCCAGTTTTCACGCATGCCTATGAATGATCTACAACAGCCTCGTATGCAGATTTCTACGccatcgtcatcatcgtcatcgtcatcaccGAAAGGAGGTCCCGTTTTTGGGGAGAGAGGTACGGGCCAAATCAATGGGACGAAATAG